One window from the genome of Juglans microcarpa x Juglans regia isolate MS1-56 unplaced genomic scaffold, Jm3101_v1.0 JmScfU0001, whole genome shotgun sequence encodes:
- the LOC121245194 gene encoding uncharacterized protein LOC121245194, whose amino-acid sequence MDWSLRIESRIFVFRRKGGNMFCITEKRRKHTLSLYLSGGMVGWFAKEIEVYWKNLGKMVDYQTGREGDKVFMLQGSHNQSGMFLKMIEYGTGSGKGILVIPKGRRGSGLAGFVRYLREMVESSSAVTYQAGRGMSKVGQVVNQSSSNLMADTSLHGDDKAGGGSYVAALMKLVQFSKRFGGAKYMKEVSLLKMVGGRREGQNSGEIMVMVGVMKCWKT is encoded by the coding sequence ATGGATTGGAGTTTGCGTATAGAATCcaggatttttgtttttaggagAAAGGGAGGTAATATGTTCTGTATAACAGAAAAGCGAAGAAAACATACTTTGTCTTTATATCTATCTGGTGGAATGGTGGGTTGGTTTGCTAAGGAGATAGAGGTTTATTGGAAGAATCTTGGTAAGATGGTTGATTATCAGACTGGAAGGGAGGGAGACAAAGTTTTTATGTTGCAGGGGAGCCATAATCAGTCTGGTATGTTTCTGAAGATGATAGAATATGGCACAGGTTCGGGTAAAGGAATTTTAGTTATCCCTAAAGGGAGGAGAGGAAGTGGATTGGCTGGTTTTGTGAGATACTTACGAGAAATGGTTGAGTCCTCTTCTGCTGTGACATATCAGGCTGGTAGAGGTATGTCCAAGGTTGGGCAGGTTGTAAATCAATCAAGTAGCAATTTGATGGCTGATACTTCTCTACATGGTGATGATAAGGCTGGTGGAGGTTCTTATGTGGCAGCATTGATGAAACTAGTGCAATTCTCTAAGAGATTTGGAGGTGCCAAGTATATGAAAGAGGTTTCTCTCTTGAAGATGGTAGGAGGAAGGAGGGAGGGGCAGAACTCAGGCGAAATTATGGTGATGGTAGGAGTTATGAAGTGTTGGAAAACATAG